GGGTTTAATGGGAGGGTGAATGGGGAGTTAGGAAACGCGGAGGGGCGCTGAGGTTAGCGCAGAGGGACGCGGAGTTAGAGGTTGTTGGCTACACGTTTGATACCTTCTTTGAGGTGGCGGACGTTGAAGTTAAGGAGGAGTCCGAGTTTACATTTAGTAAGTTTTAGGTAGGTGAGAAGTTGGACTGAGTGAATGGGGTTGAGAGATTCCACCGCTTTAACTTCAATTATGACTTTATTTTCTACCATCAAATCCAATCAATAAGCACAATCTAATTTCACTTCTTTATACACAAGCGGTACAGGAATTTGCTTACCAACCTTAAACCCCTCCTGCTGCAACTCATAAAACAAACACTCCTCATAAGCCGACTCCAACAACCCTGGCCCCAACGCCGTATGCACCCTCATTCCACACCCAATTATCCTTCCACATAAACTATTCTCATCCATTCTCTGCGTACCTCCCTCCGGGTTCACCAGTCGCCTGCGGAGGGAAACCCTCCTACAGCGCTGGTTCACCGCGCTAACCTCCGCGCCCCTCCGCGTTTCAACTATAACCTCATTTCTCAGGAGTGTATAATGCCTTACAAAATGTCCCGCCGCGCCTACGCCGAAACCTACGGCCCCACAGTAGGCGATCGCATCCGCCTAGCTGATACAGAATTATTTATACAAGTAGAACAAGACCTCACCACCTACGGCGACGAAGTGAAATTTGGTGGTGGTAAAGTCATCAGGGATGGGATGGGACAATCCCCCATTTCTAACGCCGATGGTGCAGTAGATTTAGTCATTACTAATGCTTTAATCCTCGATTGGTGGGGGATAGTTAAAGCAGATATCGGCATTAAAGATGGCAAAATATTCAAAATTGGGAAAGCTGGGAATCCCTATATTCAAGACAACGTAGATATTATTATCGGCCCTGGAACCGAAGCCTTAGCTGGGGAGGGAATGATTCTCACGGCTGGCGGTATTGATACCCATATCCATTTTATTTGCCCCCAACAGATAGAAGTAGCGATCGCCTCCGGTATCACTACCATGATAGGTGGTGGTACAGGCCCAGCCACGGGAACCAACGCCACCACCTGCACCCCCGGCCCTTGGAATATGTACCGGATGTTGCAAGCGGCTGATGCTTTCCCCGTCAACTTAGGATTTTTGGGTAAAGGTAACGCCAGTCAACCCCAAGGACTCACAGAACAAATTTTAGCAGGGGCGATCGGTTTAAAGCTCCATGAAGACTGGGGAACCACACCCGCCACCATTGACACCTGCTTAACTGTCGCCGACGAATACGATGTGCAGGTAGCCATCCACACCGACACCCTCAACGAAGCCGGATTTGTTGAAGATACCATCGCCGCCTTTAAAAACCGCGCCATCCACACCTACCACACCGAAGGCGCAGGTGGGGGACACGCACCAGATATTATCAAAGTCTGCGGACAAGCTAATGTCCTCCCCTCTTCCACCAACCCCACCCGTCCTTACACTGTCAACACCCTAGACGAACACCTCGATATGTTGATGGTATGTCATCACCTAGATCCAGCGATCGCTGAAGATGTAGCCTTTGCCGAATCCCGCATCCGCCGCGAAACTATCGCCGCCGAAGATATTTTGCATGATTTAGGCGCGTTTAGTATGATTGCGTCTGACTCCCAAGCGATGGGTAGAGTAGGAGAAGTAATAATTCGCACTTGGCAGACATCTCACAAAATGAAGATACAACGCGGAAGCCTTGCGGGAGATGGGGAAGGAGATAATTTAAGAGCTAAAAGATATGTTGCCAAATATACTATAAATCCCGCAATTACTCACGGCATCGCTCAGTATGTAGGTTCCGTAGAAGAAGGCAAACTTGCAGATTTATGCTTGTGGCGACCAGCGTTTTTTGGCGTGAAACCAGAGATAGTCATTAAAGGCGGAATGATAGCTTGGTCACAGATGGGAGATGCTAACGCCAGCATCCCTACACCGCAACCAGTACATATGCGCCCCATGTTTGGCAGTTTTGCAGGCGCGAGACACGCCACATCTTTAACCTTTGTTTCCCAAGCTGCTTTAGAAAGAGATATCCCCAGTCAGTTGGGCTTAAGAAAATCAGCCATCGCCGTTTCTGGAACACGCCAATTAACTAAGCAGGATATGAAACTCAATGATGCTTTACCTCATATAGAAGTAGACCCGGAAACCTATGAAGTTAGGGCTGATGGGGAATTGTTGACTTGTGAACCTGCGACAATTTTACCTATGGCACAGAGATACTTTTTATTTTAAATGACTGAGCAATCGACCGATTACGATAGCCCGTGGAAAGAGGTCATCGAATTATATTTCCCCCGCTTTCTGGAGTTCTTCTTTACCCAAGCTTACACCGAAATCGATTGGACGCGACCTTACGAATTTCTGGACAACGAACTACAACAACTCGAACCAGACGCAGAAATTGGAAGGCGTTTAGTTAATAAAGTTGCCAAGGTTTGGTTACTGGACGGTGAAGAAGCTTGGGTATTGGTTCATGTAGAAGTGCAAGGACAATATGACAGCCAATTTGCCGAACGGATGTACACCTACAATTACCGCTTGTTTGACCGTCATAAAAAGCGAGTCATCAGCTTGGCAGTTTTAGCCGATGAACAAGCAAATTGGCGACCTAATAGCTATAGCTATCAACTAGGCGGTTGTCGCGTCAGTTTGGAGTTCCCCATAGCGAAATTGTTAGACTATGAAGCAACTTGGGAAACCCTAGAACAAGCCACCAATCCCTTTGGGATAATTGTGATGGCACATCTCAAAACCAAGGCAACGCAACGAAACCCAGAAAGTCGGCTACAGTGGAAATTAAGCCTAGTGAGAAGGCTATTTGAGAGGGGATACAGCCGAGAAGATATTCAAGAATTATTCAGGTTCATCGACTGGATAATGGTTTTGCCAAGGGAATTGGCGCTAAGTTTTAAAACAGAAGTCAGGAGTTACGAGGAGGTACAAAGGATGCGGTACGTAACCAGTATTGAAAGATTAGCAAAAGAAGAAGGCAAAGAAGAAGGGATTAGAGAAAGTGTGCTTGATGTTTTAGATACCAGATTTGGCGAAGTACCAACTTCTATTGTGGAAGCGATTAATAGAATTGATCAACCATCCTTACTCAAGACACTGCTGAAAAGAGCGATCGCAATTCCATCAACTACAGAATTTCAGCAACTCTTAGATAATCTCACATCTGGAGAATAAACAATCAAATGAGTGCAAAATCTCCTCAATCTGGCAAAATTCTGGTGGTTGACGATTCGCCAGATAACGTATTTTTAATTAAAACTATTTTAGAAGAAGAAGGTTATACCGTTACCACTGCCGAAGATGGCTTCTCAGCATTAGAACAATTGCAAGCATCCCCTTGTGATTTGGTACTGTTAGACTTAATGATGCCGGGAATGGATGGTTATGAAGTCACCAGGCGGGTTCGCGGGGAGATGAATTTACAGCAGTATATTCCCATCTTGTTAATTACTGCCCATGATGCGCCAAATGTAGCACATGGTTTAGACTTGGGTGCTGATGATTTCATCCGTAAGCCTGTAACAATGGATGAGTTACTCGCCAGGGTGCGATCGCTGTTACGCTTGAAGCATAGTATGGATGAACGCGACGAAATTGCCCGTCAGCGTGAAGATTTTGTCTCTCGTCTCACACACGATTTACGCACACCTTTAGTTGCAGCTGATCGGATGCTGGTATTATTTCAACAAGGGGCATTGGGAGACTTATCACCGCAAATGCACGAAGTAATTACCATTATGGCACGGAGCAATATCAACTTGCTTTCGATGGTAAACACTTTATTAGAAGTTTATCGCTTTGAAGCTGGGCGTAAAACCTTAGCATTTCAACCAGTAAATCTTAGACAGTTACTAGATGAAGTAATTGGAGAATTAAACCCTTTAGCCCAAGAAAAAGGCTTGGTAATTAATAGGGATTTTGAGGAAGCATTAATATCAAGTACCGTGACAGGCGATGGCGTTCCGCCCACCGTAGGCGATCGCTTAGAACTGCACCGCTTATTTACCAATCTTATAGGCAATGCCATTAAATTTACCACATCTGGTTCAGTAACTATCCGTATCAAAACTGTAACACTAAGTAAACAGCAAGATTCTTCTTCATCTGCCATCAACCAAGACTATATAAATGTAGAAATAGCAGATACAGGCCCAGGTATTCCCCTGGATGAACAAGCCACATTGTTTGAAAGATTTCGTCAAGGTAGTCATAAAATTGCTGGTAGTGGATTAGGTTTGTATCTTTCTCGACGGATTGTTGAAGCTCACCAAGGTAATATCTCTGTTGTTTCCGATACAGGCAAAGGCAGTATATTTACTGTTAATTTGCCAGTCAAAATATGAATCTAAAGTATAATTTATATTTGATTGAGTATGCTAAAAAAAATAAGGTAAATATAAATGGTTACTATTTCTACATCAAAAATTACTGAAATAATCGAACAACAACGTATTTTTTTTCATACTGGTAAAACTAAAGATGTTAATTTCCGTCTAAAACAACTTCAAAAACTTAAACAATTAGTTACCGAAAATACGGCAGCAATAACTCAAGCCTTAAAAGCAGATTTAAACAAATCAGAATTTGAAGCTTATGCCACAGAAATAAGCTCAATTAATGAAATTAGTTATGCTATCAAAAATATCAAAAATTGGACTAAACCGAAAAAAGCTGATGTTCCCCTAGACTTCTTTTCTTACTCAGCAAAAATTTATCCAGAACCGTTAGGTGTGGTTTTAATTATTAGCCCTTGGAATTACCCATTTGGTTTAATCATTTCACCCTTAGTTGGAGCGATCGCCGCCGGAAACTGCGCTATCATCAAACCATCAGAACTTGCGCCTCATACCTCTAATTTAGTAGTAGAACTAATTACTAAATATTTCCCCAGTGAGTATATTGCAGTAGTAGAAGGCGGTGTAGAAACTAGCCAAGAACTACTAGCAAATAAATTTGACCACATCTTTTTTACAGGTGGTACATCCATAGGTAAAATTGTGATGGCAGCCGCAGCCAAACACCTCACACCAGTTACATTAGAGTTAGGTGGAAAAAGTCCTTGTATTGTTGATACTGATATTAATCTCGAACATACAGCCAGACGAATTACTTGGGGTAAATTTATTAATTCAGGTCAAACTTGTGTTGCACCTGACTATCTTTTAGTGAATCAAAATATTAAACAAGATTTAATCGCCGCTATACAAAAAACACTCAAAGAGTTTTATGGTGATAACCCAGCCCAAAGCCCTGATTATGGCAGAATTATCAGTCATAGACATTTTGAGCGTTTAACGAAGTTTCTCAACAACGGAAAAATTGTAGTTGGAGGCGAAACAAACTTTGAAGAAAAATATATCGCTCCAACAATTTTAGATAACGTTGCTTTAACAGATACAGTAATGCAGGAAGAAATTTTTGGGCCGATTTTACCAGTGATTGAATATACAGATATTAAAGATGCGATCGCCTTAATTAATTCTCAAGCAAAACCCCTCGCTTTATACCTATTTACGCAAAATCAACCTCTACAACAACGCATCCTGCAAGAAACCTCATCTGGCGGAGTCTGTATCAACGACACAATCATGCACATAGGCGTTTCATCCCTACCATTTGGTGGCGTAGGAGATAGCGGTATCGGTAGTTATCACGGTAAAGCCAGCTTTGACACCTTTTCCCATTACAAAAGTGTCCTAAAAAACTCCTTCTGGCTAGACCTAAACTGGCGTTACGCCCCTTACAAAGATAAATTGAGCTTACTCAAAAAAATTATTAAGTAGGTAATAGGGACTTTGGAAAAGGGGAAAGAGGAAAATAACTATGGACTGTGGACTAATGACTAATGACTAATTAACTATACCTTTCCTCCGCCCAAGGTTCACCCCGACGGTTGTAACCATTGCGTTCCCAAAAACCCAGTTCTTCCTTATCCAGAAACTCCAGACCATTAACCCACTTAGCACTTTTCCAAGCATAAAGATGAGGTACAACTAAGCGCATCGGCCCACCATGTTCCAAGGGGAGGTCTTCACCAAATAATTTAAAGGCAAAGAAGTTTTCTTCCCTCACAAAATCGTCCATTGCAATATTTGTAGTGTAACCACCATAGCAATGTTCCATTACATGAGCGGCTTGAGAATCTACCTCAATCAGATTCATAAAATCTGTAACTTTAATCCCCGTCCATTTCACATCAAGTTTAGACCAACGGGTAACACAGTGAAAGTCTGCTGTAAATTCGTGATGAGGTAAAGCTATAAAATCCGACCAAGTAAAAATGGCAGGTTTTACCAAACCCCAAACCCGAAACTCCCAACCATCAATACTGACTTTAGGTGCTGCGCCATAGGTGAGAACAGGGAAACCCTTAGCTAGATGCTGTCCTGGGGGAACTCGGTCAGCATTTTCTTGGTCTGGTTTCTGAAAAAATTTTCCTAGCATATTTATATAAAACGTAACAATAAAGATGTTGCTGAGTACAAATCAATACTTTCATTTTCCCAGCAAAGAAATTTCTATCGATAAATATTAATTTTAATAAACACTAAAAAATCTGGAGCTATAGATAACTTACTCTTTATATGATTATTTGATCATCAGTCATGGGTGAAAGGTAATGGGTAATTGGTTCTGCCGATTACTCATTACCCATTTTTTTCTTATTCTTCTTCGTCTTCTTCTTCCGCAGTAGGATAGACAAATGTAGAACGTCCAGTCAAAATTGATTTGCCCAAGGAGATAGCTTTTTGCGCTTCCACAGCAGCCTTATGTCTCCAGGTAGCTCGACGCTTATCGCGTTTTGATTTAGATGTTTTCTTCTTAGGAACCGCCATACTAGCTGATATCGTAATTCTTGACAACCTTCCTATTCTAAGCGATCAAATCACGATGATCACTATCTGGAAAGAAAAAGGGAATAGTCAATAGTCCATAGTCAACAGTCAACAGTTAACAGTCAACAGTTAACTGTCACCTCTACTTCGGTTCTGCTGGTGGCTGGGGAGAGGCTGCGGGAGATGGTGTAGGGGTGGGATTGGGTGCTGTTGTGGGAATTGTGACGGCGGCTGCTGGGTTGGCTGAGTTTTGGGGATTGTTAAAGAGTAGGAGTGATTGGGCGCTTTTGAAGTAAGTCGCCCAGCGTTGTGGATCGGGACGGGTGCGCCATTGCTGACGGCTGACATCCAAAAGTAAAACTGGTGCGATCGCTCCATAACTTTGTACGGAGATGTACACAGAAATATCTGTAACTAAAATATCCTTATCAAAGCTGCGTTGAGCTGCTGCCCTAGCTGCCATTTCTGCCCGGCGTAGTATGGCTTCGTAGCCCTCATCAGGTAATCTATCAATAGTCAAGTCAACTCTGGCTGTGTAAGCTCGCACAATCTGGGGAAAAGCTATTTCTGTTACAAGCCATACAGGAACGGGAAACAAAAGCAAAAATATTAACGGAAATGTCCGGATTTTTTTGTCAATTTGGCTAATAGGTTTAAAGGGAATGGTTAATGATAGTTGTTGAGGACTACTTTTACTCATGACCTGTTCTCTCCTTAATTGAGGTTCTGTACTTTGAATGGCTTGGAAAATTTTCGGAAACGGAAAGTAATAAAAAATACGTAATTTTAATGACTAGATGATAATCTTCTAGACTATTAGACATAGGTTAGCTTTGTTTTTTCAGCAAAGCCAACCGCAATTTTAGGCAACCATACAAACAACCTACAAAGAGCGGGATGGCAAACTACTGGGCGATCGCCATAGGCGTAAATCAATATCATTTATTTCAACCTTTACGTTGCGCTCAAGCCGATGCCGAGGCGCTAAAAGACTTTTTAACTCAACAAGCAGGCTTTTTCCCCCAACAATGCCTGCTGATGACGGATACTTCCACACCTGTTGAAGACCGACCTACCTATCCCACTAAAGACCATATATTGTTATGGCTGGAAGATTTAGCCGCAGTCTGTTGGCAACCAGAAGACCATTTATGGTTTTTCTTTAGCGGTTATGGAGTCAACCACAACGGCAGAGATTATCTCATGCCCGTAGAAGGTGATCCCAAATTTGTGGAAGAGACTGGTATCGAAGTGCGATCGCTAATGCAAAGTTTGCAGTTAGCTAACCTGAATGTATTACTCATCTTCGATATCAACCGTGCTTCTGGCAGCTTGGGAGAGACTCCCGTCGGTAAGGAAATCATCGAACTAGCCGAAGAATTACAACTCGCCACCATCTTGTCCTGTCAGCCAGACCAATTTTCTCAAGAAAGTAGAGAACTAGGACACGGGATATTTACGGGTGCATTGTTGTCGGCTCTACGTTCCGGCTATGGCAGTGATTTAACCCAATTACAAGAACACTTAAGTGGTCTTACTCCCGAACTATCTCAACATTACTGGCGACCTACACAAAACCCTGTAGCGGTTATCCCCTTCCCTGAACAGGCAATTCTGCCCCCAGTAGAAAACACAACCGAGACAGAAGTAGAACTTAGCGCCTCGATCCCCAGCACCATAGAACCCTCGGAACCTGAAGCAATTATTTTTTCCGAGGAAAACTTTGCTATGGCGTTTACAGCACCCTCCATAGGAGAACCCCCAAAAAATACCGACAAGCTGCCAAAATTCGATATTTGGAAGGGATATCAAGGTTTAGAAACTAACGGTAACGGCAAATCACCAATCCTCACCCTAGATAAACAACCATTACCCAGCACAAAAACGGAAGTTACCCAGCAATCTGAAGAAGAAAGTGCAGCTGGGCGGTTCATCCCCGAAGCACCCCAACCTTATATCTCTCGGCTACCCGCTAGTAAGGTAGAGCCTCCATTGTGGAAACAGTTTCTTCTGTGGGGTGGTGGGACTATGGTAGTGGTGTCCTTAATTTCTATTGTTCTACTTCGCAATCAGGTTAAGGTTTTAAAAGCGAGGCAGCAATTAGCCGCTACAAGTGATGCACAAATCATCAAAAAACCTTCAACTCCAAGGCCACTTCCTAAACTATCTCCCGCCCCGCTAACAATTCCCAAAAATCAATCAACTGCTCAAATTGCGCCTATTTCTGAATCAAAAAAACGCAACCAAGCTGTATTAGACTTAGCGAAAATGTCCCTGAGACAGACTCAAGCTAGTGATCTGAGCTTGGCTATTACCACAGCGAAAAAAATCAAACCCGGCGAACCCCTACACGAACAAGCCCAGGAAAATATTAAAATTTGGAACCAGATGATTTTAGACTTAGCAGAAGGTCGCGCCAAACAAAGACAATACGCCAATGCGATCGCAGCTGCTAAATTAATTTCTAAAGACGAAATTCTTTATACTAAAGCTCAAAAGTCAATTGAACAATGGCGTTCAGAAGCCAAACAATTGTTAGCCAATCAAACCTTAATAGAGGCTGCTAACGGCTTAATTAAACCAGGGCAAGCTTCCACTTATAACCGTGCCATTGAAGTAGCCAAAAGAGTACCACAAGGTCAACCAGGCTTTGATTTAGCAAAAACATCTATTAATAAATGGAGTGAAAAAATTCTTGACCTAGCTAAAAATCGCGCCGATCAAGAAAATTTTAATGCGGCCATTGCCACCGCTACCTTAGTTCCAGAAGGAACAGCAGTCTACGAAGATGCTCAAGAAGCCATCCAGAAATGGGAAGCAAGAAAAAAGAGTCAATAGTCCACAGTCCACAGTCAATAGTCCATAGTCAGACAGCTTTCACTGTTGACTAAGCGCAAAGTCTGAGCGGAAGTTTCCTCCGCTCAGAACTTTGTAAGAGATGACTAATGACTAATGACTAACAATACTGTGATATATCCTCGCCGCATTCATCCGCTAGATAACATAGGGCGCGGAAACGCAAGCTGACGACTTCTTCATATAAAGGGTTGAGTTTACACATTGGCGGAATGTGTAACAAAGTCTTACCGAATAATTTAATGTCGCGCTCAAAGGGACATTGAGCCGGAATCATTTGACATATGCGGTGAGCTAATTGGCGATCGCTCACTTCAACATTGTCTAACCAGCGTCGTAGGGGTTTAAGAATATCCCACCCTGACCGAGAAATTGGCAACTGGGTTAAACGAGTATTGTTAACTTCTGTGTGATTTATAAAAACCCAGCTTGCAACAAAAAACTTTTTTGTGGTATTATCAAATACCTTCATGGTTGTGCCTCTTTGTTTATGAGGATATTCACCTTTCCGATGAACTTATACAGTGTGACCACTACCTTGTCGGGAAAAAACTAACTTTGGCAACGATTTAACTTAAATTTGGGTAGTTACTGAGGTTCAAACACAATTTATTACTACGTCAAGTTAATCGCAAATTTCTCGGAAGCGGTAGTGTAATCATCCGATCTTGTTCATAACTTGACACAGTTTAAATTTTAGTGAAGACATCTATCTTTGGACAGAATCAAACCTAATCTTTACAAGTCTTAACACAGACAGATATTCTTTAGGTAAATAATTTAAAAAAACAAGTAGTATCACTGATAAATAGGTGATGTAGAGGCTCTGTTTAAGTATTACTACTTGCAATAACTTAGTAAATATCGTGCTTTTCATTCAATTTGCAGTTTACGCCGTATTAGGGCTGACATATCTAGGGTTAGCCTTGGGCTACATTCCGGGTTTGCGGATGAACCGTGCCACCATTGCCTTAGTTGGCTCTGCCTTCTTAATTGCTTTGGGTGTGTTGAATTTGCAGGAAGCTTGGCAAGCAATTGATGCTAACACCATTGTGTTTCTGTTAAGCATGATGGTAGTTAACGCCAACTTAGCTTATGCAGGGTTTTTTCGCCGTGCCTTATCGGTGTTGTTGAGCTTTACCCGTAGTCCTTTAGGCTTATTGATAGCTTTAACCTTTGGTAGTGGGATACTGTCGGCTGTTTTCCTCAACGATACTCTGGCGCTAGTGTTTACGCCTTTGACTTTGAGTTTGGCTCAAGCTTTGAGCTTAAATCCTATTCCTTATTTACTAGCGATCGCTGGAGCAACTAATATAGGTTCTGTAGCTACCCTAAGTGGTAATCCGCAAAATATCTTGATAGGTTCTTTTTCTGCCATACCTTATCTAGAATTTTTGCGTGTCTTAGCTCCCGTAGCCTTTACAGGTTTGATAGTTCAGGTAGGCTTATTGTGGTTACTTTACCCTGATGTACGTTCAATCAAACCTTGCCAAATTTTACCCAGCACCAACCAACGAATATATAAACCTCTATTTAATAAAACGGTAGTCATTACTACTGGCTTACTTATAGCTTTTACTATTGGCTTACCTTTAGCACAGTCAGCTTTAGTGGCGGCCAGCTTGTTGCTAATTACCAGAAGAATTAAACCCCAACGAATATTAAAAAAAGTAGATTGGAATTTGTTAGTGATGTTTTCTGGGCTGTTTATTTTGACAAAAGCCACTCAGAAATTAAACCTACTACAGCCATTTACTCATGCCATTAACTCTGCTGCCAGTTTGTTGGGAGTAACAGTTATTTTATCTAATATGATTTCTAATGTTCCGGCTGTGCTGCTATTGCACCCTTTGATTTCCCAAGGTGATACAAAATCATGGCTATTATTAGCAGCAGGTTCAACTTTAGCAGGTAATTTAACTTTATTTGGCTCAGTAGCCAACTTGATAATTGTAGAAGCTGCGGCAGATTTAGGTTATAAACTTACTTTTTTAGATCATTTACGTTTTGGTGTGCCATTAACAGTCTGTACTGTAATTTTGGCTTACTTTCTTGTGATAAACTAACTCAGATATTTTTTGATTCCAAAATGGCTAGTCTTCCACATCCCATTCAGTATCAAGGTAGTAAAAGAAATCTTGCGTCAAGTATTCTTAGGTTTCTACCTAATAAGATAGGACGACTGGTAGAACCATTTGCTGGAACCGCAGCAATTAGCATTGCTGCCTCTGCTAAAGGCATTACTCAAGAATTTTGGCTCAACGATTTGAATCAACCATTAATTGAACTGCTGGAATTAATTATAGAAAAACCAAGTAAGATAGCAGATCAATATACAAATGTATGGCATGAACAGCATGAAAATTCAATCTATCACTACTTTCAGGTGAGGGAAGAGTTTAATAAAACGAATGATCCGCAACTATTTTTATATTTACTCTCCCGATGTGTTAAAGGTGCTGTTCGTTACAACTCTAATGGACTTTTCAATCAAAGTCCTGATAAAAGACGAAAGGGAACACAACCTGAAAAGATGAGGAAAAATATAGAGGGTGTTTCTAACCTTTTGAAAGGTAAATGTAAATTTACATGCTTGGACTTTAGAGATGTTTTAGCTGAAGTTCAAAGCAATGATTTTGTATATCTAGATCCACCTTATCAGGGTGTGTCAGGGGATAAAGATTCAAGATATTTTTCTGGAATAGTTTTTAATGATTTTGTTTTAGCCCTCGAAACATTAAATAGAAGAGAAATATCATTTGCAGTTAGTTATGATGGCAAACTAGGCAATAAAACATTTGGTCAAGAATTGCCTGAAGAATTAGAACTTAGAAGGATTGAAATTGAAGTAGGGCGTTCATCTCAAGCAACTTTGTTGGGAAGAGAAGAAGTAACGGTAGAATCTTTATATTTATCTCAAAGTTTGCTGAAAGAATCTATTTTCAATATAGAAAGCTATATTCACAGAGTACCCAAACAACTTGCTCTGTGAGAATGATATGGACAGTCATCAAAATCTACCAGATGATTTTATAAAACTTTGTCAATCAGTGACAGCTAAAAGACCGAAAGCTGTTATTAATCATATTCTGCAATATGGTTTTATAACTACAGAAGAACTGAAAGAAAGATACGGATACAATCATCCTCCCAGAGCAGCACGAGATGTTAGAGAACACGGAATCCCTTTAGAAACCTTTCGCGTAACAGGTAGCGATGGTAGAAAAATAGCTGCTTATAAATTTGGAAATGTTGCTAAAACTAGATTTTCTAGGTTATCTGGTAGAACAGGCTTATCGAAGCAGATAAAAAACGAATTAATCAATAAATATGGTTGTAAATGCTTTATTTATTTAGAAGAGGTTGACGAACGTGAATTACAGATTGATCATCGTGTTCCCTTTGAAGTTGATGGTGAACCAGAGTTAGAAGCTGATAACTTCATGTTACTTTGTGGCTCCGCTAATCGGGCTAAATCTTGGTCATGTGAGCATTGTGAAAATTGGCGTAGCATCAAGGACAAGTCTATTTGCTTATCATGTTACTGGGCATATCCAGAAAACTATACACATATTGCAATGCGACAAGTCAGAAGGATAGACCTCATTTGGCAAGGAGAAAATGTTGAGATTTACGAAAGATTAAAACAACAAGCAGCTAGTTTGAACAAAGAAATCCCTGAATTTATCAAAGAGATTATTGAAAGAGAAATTAGACGAAATATTGACGATTAACAACTAACACTTCGTCATAGCGATCGCCTCACGAACTCGTCTACACTAAATATCACACAACAAAACGCAAAGACACCTTACGTACCTTTGCGTCTTTGCGCCTACCGCAAGCGGAACGCCTGACGGCGAATGCGTGAGCTAAATCTTAAGAAGCTACCTGAGCAGCCGTCCGAGTCCGCCGCCTTCTACCATCAGTAGCAACCTTCACTGGTTGTTCATCAGGAATTTGCATCAATAAAGTCACC
Above is a genomic segment from Nostoc sp. MS1 containing:
- the ureC gene encoding urease subunit alpha; its protein translation is MPYKMSRRAYAETYGPTVGDRIRLADTELFIQVEQDLTTYGDEVKFGGGKVIRDGMGQSPISNADGAVDLVITNALILDWWGIVKADIGIKDGKIFKIGKAGNPYIQDNVDIIIGPGTEALAGEGMILTAGGIDTHIHFICPQQIEVAIASGITTMIGGGTGPATGTNATTCTPGPWNMYRMLQAADAFPVNLGFLGKGNASQPQGLTEQILAGAIGLKLHEDWGTTPATIDTCLTVADEYDVQVAIHTDTLNEAGFVEDTIAAFKNRAIHTYHTEGAGGGHAPDIIKVCGQANVLPSSTNPTRPYTVNTLDEHLDMLMVCHHLDPAIAEDVAFAESRIRRETIAAEDILHDLGAFSMIASDSQAMGRVGEVIIRTWQTSHKMKIQRGSLAGDGEGDNLRAKRYVAKYTINPAITHGIAQYVGSVEEGKLADLCLWRPAFFGVKPEIVIKGGMIAWSQMGDANASIPTPQPVHMRPMFGSFAGARHATSLTFVSQAALERDIPSQLGLRKSAIAVSGTRQLTKQDMKLNDALPHIEVDPETYEVRADGELLTCEPATILPMAQRYFLF
- a CDS encoding hybrid sensor histidine kinase/response regulator, with amino-acid sequence MSAKSPQSGKILVVDDSPDNVFLIKTILEEEGYTVTTAEDGFSALEQLQASPCDLVLLDLMMPGMDGYEVTRRVRGEMNLQQYIPILLITAHDAPNVAHGLDLGADDFIRKPVTMDELLARVRSLLRLKHSMDERDEIARQREDFVSRLTHDLRTPLVAADRMLVLFQQGALGDLSPQMHEVITIMARSNINLLSMVNTLLEVYRFEAGRKTLAFQPVNLRQLLDEVIGELNPLAQEKGLVINRDFEEALISSTVTGDGVPPTVGDRLELHRLFTNLIGNAIKFTTSGSVTIRIKTVTLSKQQDSSSSAINQDYINVEIADTGPGIPLDEQATLFERFRQGSHKIAGSGLGLYLSRRIVEAHQGNISVVSDTGKGSIFTVNLPVKI
- a CDS encoding transposase, which encodes MTEQSTDYDSPWKEVIELYFPRFLEFFFTQAYTEIDWTRPYEFLDNELQQLEPDAEIGRRLVNKVAKVWLLDGEEAWVLVHVEVQGQYDSQFAERMYTYNYRLFDRHKKRVISLAVLADEQANWRPNSYSYQLGGCRVSLEFPIAKLLDYEATWETLEQATNPFGIIVMAHLKTKATQRNPESRLQWKLSLVRRLFERGYSREDIQELFRFIDWIMVLPRELALSFKTEVRSYEEVQRMRYVTSIERLAKEEGKEEGIRESVLDVLDTRFGEVPTSIVEAINRIDQPSLLKTLLKRAIAIPSTTEFQQLLDNLTSGE
- a CDS encoding aldehyde dehydrogenase, which produces MVTISTSKITEIIEQQRIFFHTGKTKDVNFRLKQLQKLKQLVTENTAAITQALKADLNKSEFEAYATEISSINEISYAIKNIKNWTKPKKADVPLDFFSYSAKIYPEPLGVVLIISPWNYPFGLIISPLVGAIAAGNCAIIKPSELAPHTSNLVVELITKYFPSEYIAVVEGGVETSQELLANKFDHIFFTGGTSIGKIVMAAAAKHLTPVTLELGGKSPCIVDTDINLEHTARRITWGKFINSGQTCVAPDYLLVNQNIKQDLIAAIQKTLKEFYGDNPAQSPDYGRIISHRHFERLTKFLNNGKIVVGGETNFEEKYIAPTILDNVALTDTVMQEEIFGPILPVIEYTDIKDAIALINSQAKPLALYLFTQNQPLQQRILQETSSGGVCINDTIMHIGVSSLPFGGVGDSGIGSYHGKASFDTFSHYKSVLKNSFWLDLNWRYAPYKDKLSLLKKIIK
- the rpmF gene encoding 50S ribosomal protein L32; translation: MAVPKKKTSKSKRDKRRATWRHKAAVEAQKAISLGKSILTGRSTFVYPTAEEEDEEE
- a CDS encoding sulfite oxidase-like oxidoreductase, with amino-acid sequence MLGKFFQKPDQENADRVPPGQHLAKGFPVLTYGAAPKVSIDGWEFRVWGLVKPAIFTWSDFIALPHHEFTADFHCVTRWSKLDVKWTGIKVTDFMNLIEVDSQAAHVMEHCYGGYTTNIAMDDFVREENFFAFKLFGEDLPLEHGGPMRLVVPHLYAWKSAKWVNGLEFLDKEELGFWERNGYNRRGEPWAEERYS